AATAAAAAGCAAGTCCCATCAGAATGATCGATCCAAGAATTTCGCCCCAAACCATATTGTTCAAAGAGCAGATGCTGCATGCGTATGGTTCTTATGTCATATATCTCCTAAGGCTGTCAAATACACAAACGCATCTTCCATCGTCAAATGGAATTGCTTCAGATGTACTCATAATTGCCACATCAGGGAAAAATATGCGGGCATCTTATCTATAGTATAAGCATACGGTTTATTCCGTCAAGCAAAAGTTTGTGCGCGCGCTTCACAATATGCAAAAGCGGATAAAAAAACACGCATCAAACGTTTGTCCAATGCGTGTTCGGGCATCCACTTGCGTATTACGCGCGCCGCTGGAGCGCCGCGCGCACAAAGGAAAGGATCAGCGCGTTGGGGCGGATGGGCCTGCTGGTCAGCTCCGGCTGGTAGATCACGCCCACAAACCAAGGATGGTTTTTCAGCTCAATGATTTCGGTCCAGTCCGCCTTGGGGTTGCGGCCGCTGATCACCATGCCGCCCAGCGCAAAGGCGGAGGCGTAATCGTTGTTAAACTCGTAGTGGTGGCGGTGGCGCTCCTCTACGCACTGTGCGCCGTAGGCCTCGCGCGCGATGGTGCCCTCGGCAAGCTCGCAACCGAAGCCGCCGATGCGCCCACCATCGGGCACGCCCTGGTAAATGATGGGGTTGGCCGTCTCGGGGGCCAGCTCCACGCTGTTTGCGTCACTGATGCCCAGCACGCTTCGCGCAAACTCCACCGCAGCCATCTCCATGCCCATGCCGATGCCCAAAAAGGGAATGCCCTGCGTGCGCGCATACGCGATGGCGGCAAGCATGCCCTCCACGCCGTCGGCCTCGCTGCCGTCAGGCACCAGCACAGCGTCCGTGCCCTCGATATGGGCGGCGACGTTCTCAGGCGTGACGTCGTGCGCGTCAATCCAGCTGATGTCCACCTCCGCCCCCAGCGCGATGCCCGCGTGGTTGAGGCTCTCCACCAGCGAAAGGTATGCGTCGTGCAGCGCCACATACTTGCCCACCAGCGCCACCTTCACCCGCTTATCGCGGCTGTGGAAGTGATCCACCACCGCCCGCCAGGGCGCAAGGTCAGCCTCGCGCGCCTCCAGGCCCAGCCGCTTGAGCAGCAGGGTATCGAGACGCTCCTCGGCAAGCAGCAGCGGCACCTCATAGAGCGAGGGGGCGTCCACGTTGGAAACCACGCTCTCAGGCGCCACATTGCAAAAGAGCGCGATCTTTTCCTTGATGCTCTGCGACAGCGGCGTCTCGCTGCGGCATACGATGATATCCGGCGTGATGCCGATGGAGCGCAGCTCCTTGACGCTGTGCTGTGTGGGCTTGGTCTTGACCTCGCCCGCCATGCGCAGGTAGGGCATCAGGGTGACGTGCACAAAGGCGCAGTTTTCCGCGCCCACCTCCCAGCGCATCTGGCGGATGGCCTCCAGAAAGGGCAGGCTCTCGATATCGCCCACGGTGCCGCCTATCTCCACGATCACGATATCGCTGGACTGCTGGCGGGACACCGAGCGGATGCGCTCCTTGATCTCGCCGGTGACGTGGGGAATGATCTGCACCGTACCCCCATGGAACGCGCCGCGGCGCTCCTTGGTGAGCAGCTCAAAGTAGATGCGTCCCGCTGAGCAGCTGTTGTTCTTGGTCAGCTCCACGTCGATAAAGCGCTCGTAATGGCCCAGATCCAGGTCGGTCTCGGCGCCGTCGCGCGTGACGAACACCTCGCCGTGCTGTAGCGGGCTCATCAGGCTGGGATCCACGTTCATATAGGGATCGAGCTTTTGAATGGAAACCTTATAGCCGCGCGATTTGAGCAGCAGCCCGACCGATGCGGCCGTAATTCCCTTGCCAAGCGACGAAACCACGCCGCCGGTGATAAACACATACTTGGTTGCCATAAACAAAAATCCTCCCCATATGCTGCCTGCCATTTCCGGCTGTTTTTGTCAAAATTTACGATGGAACAAAACACTCCATATTGTATCTGTGTTGCCGGCGGCGTGTCAAGAGAGCCGGCGCGCTTTAGTCCGCAAATTGCGGCACGATCACGCCCGCAAGGCCGTCGCCCCTGCGCACGATGAAGGTATCCCCGGTAAGGCGGGTATGCGCCCCGCGCAGCGCAAGAAAATCCGCCACAGGCAGCAGGGTGGCCGAGAGAGTCAGCCGGTCGGTCTGGTAATGCATGGGCACCACGATGCGCGCGCCGATGGCGTCGCAAAGCGTGCTCGCCCCTTCGGCGTCCACCGTAAAGGTCCCCCCCACAGGCATGAGCAGCACGTCCACCTTGCCCAGCGCCTCCAACTGCGCTTCATCGAGCATGTGGCCAATATCGCCCATATGCACCACGCGCACGCCGTCGATATCCAGCACATAGATCATGTTTTTGCCCCGCAGCGCGCCCTGCGCAGGGTCATGATAGCAGGGAACGCCAAAGACAGAGACACCGCCGATGGTAACAGGCTCCTCGGTGCGCAGCACCTGGGGATTCCCCCACAGGGCGGCGGCGTTGGTGTGGTCAAAGTGCTCGTGGCTGCAGCAGACGATGTCCGCCTGCACCTGGGGCACCGGATAGCCCACGCTCCCCTCAAACGGGTCGCACACAACCGCCGTGCCCTCCTCGCTCGTCAGGCGGAAACAAGCGTGTCCCAACCATTGAATCTTCATCGTACGTCCTCCTTTTCCTTGGGTAAAACCATCCAAAGTGCCGCGCCCAGCGCGCGGCACAGGTTATCCTGCGTTTCGCCGGCCAGCAGCAACGCGTCCATGCGCGCGCCAAGCGCAAGCTCCACCTGCGCGGCATAGCGCGCCCGCGCGGCGGCCTGTCCCACCTCGTAAGCCGAAAGCGCAAGGACGCACAGCATGCGTTCCTTCGCCTGCGCGCAGGGACGGCTTTGCGCCTGCGGCCGCACTTTCAGCGCGCACCGTTTGATGGCCGCGCGCACAAAAAAATCCGGTGCGGCGCTGTCTAAAAGCGGGATATCCTCGGGAAGTGTCCGCCCCATCTCCTGTGCAGCGCGGCCCAGAAAGGCGCCGTCCAGATGCCCGTTGAGAAAGCCGCGCGCGCCCGCGCGCCAAGTATCGATGCCCTCGATGTGCGGCATGCGGCGCACAAAAAAAGCGCCCGCTTCCTCGATGGACACGCCGGCTCTGGACGCATAGAGCAGCGGCGCGTTGAGCGCGACGCATACGTCCTGCCCCGTGTAGATGCGCGATCGCACATCCTCGCCCGCCCATGCGGCGGCAGCGGCGCGCGCGCGCGCCTTGATGCTAGCGAGCGGCCCCTGCATGCTCGTTTTTGCGGAAGGTGACCGACAGGTGGTTTACGCCCAGCACGTCGCCGTCCACGTCCAGCTGGTACTTTAAGTCCACCTTCCCCTCGCCACGCTGGATGTCCACATCCACCAGCGTGGGAAAGATGCCCAGCTGCAGCGCGCCCAGCGGCGTGGTGAGCGTGCTGATATACTTTTGCCCCTGGTGGAACTGCATGCGGCTGTTGAGGTCCCCCTGGCGGGTGACGCTCACCACATCCCCCTTGACGCTGATGCGCGTGTGGGTGCCCTCCATGCCCGATACGTCTGTCTCTTCATACTCGAGCACATGCTCGTTTTTGCGGAGGGAATAGCTGCCCGGGGTGACCAGCTCGACCGATGCGTCATTGCCTTCAAGGTCTGTCTGCGTGCCCGTGATGGATATCATGACATTGCGCTGCATCGTTATCCCTCCCTTTGCCTTTTTGTTTATTATAGCATATCCGCCATGCGATACCAACGAAAAAAGAGGCGCCCCTGCCAAGTGGACAGCCTCTTTTTTCACCAGTGGACCCAAGTGCCTTTTGTCTATGGACAGGCGCGCAAGTCAGATAACCAGGTTGCCCTCGTCCGCATCGAGGATCAACAGCACCTTTTGTTCCGCGCCACTTTCCGCGTTAATGTAAACCAGATACGTCTCTTGGGCGTACGTGCCGGAAATTTCCCAGCACAGCACCTCTCTGCCCGAGGATTCGGGGATTAGGCACAGCCGCGCCGTCTCCTGCGCCAGGTTGGGCGAGATTCGCGCGCACGCCTGCTGGCGGCTGAGCGCGGGCTGCGCAAGCGTGCGTTCCACGTGGTCCATCACATAGTTCCACGCCTCAAAGCCCACGATATCCCCCGTCTGCATATCCACCTTGACCTTGATCAAGTCGGTATAGAGGGTCACGCCGCCCTGCTGGCAGGCGGTGTTGATCACCGCCACGTTGCCGTAGGCCTGGGCGTAGGTGGGTGTCATGTTCAGGTAGCCCTGCCTACCCAGAAAGGCCAGCGCCCGCTGGGTACACGCCTGCATATCCAACGTGCGCGCACTGGGCGCGGCGCCGCAGGTCATGCTGAGGATTTCCCCTCCCTGCTGGGAAATCAGCACCGTGCCGGCGCGGTTGTCCTGCGAAAAGTTTACGATGTGCGCCGGAATGCTGCCGCCCATGGCGCCCGCGTATTCCACCCGCGCCTCCGGCACAAAGGCCTGCGCCCTTGCGGTGGCCTGCTCCGCCGTAACCGCGGGCAGGTTTTCAATGCGCTTGGGCGCGCGGTTCATCCGGCTTTCGCTGAACGGGCCGTCGTAGATCAGCGTGGGGTAATCCACGCTGGCCGATTCGATGCGCCCAAAGCCCTGCAGCGTCTCGGGGATGTTCGCCTGGTCGTCCGCCGCCTGAGAGAGCAGCGCGCACCAGCGATAATCCCCACTGTCAAAGCTCTGCCCCAGCGCGCGCGCCTCCCGGCAGAACGCGCCGCACTGCGTGCGCAGCTCCTGCAGCTGGGTACGATCCGTTTCCGTTAGCTGCACGCCCTGCAGCGCCTGCAGGGACAGCTGGTGGCTGTAATCGCCGAGCCGGTTGACAAACGCCATGGTGCCGCTGAACGCGCCCAGGCACTCGGGCAGCAGCGCCACGCACTGCTGCACCGCCTCGCTGTGGCGGTAGATGTCCTCGAGCAGCTGCGCCTGGGCCTGTGGCGATTGCACCACCATCAGCTTGCCCAGCTTGACCTCCACGCCGTCGAGATGGTCCCGCAGATCGTAAAACGAGGCGCTGTAGACGCTCTCCAGATACCTCTCGTACCTATCCGCCGCACTGTCGCGCGCAATAGCCAGCGTTGCGGCGCCCATAAAGGCCGCGCTCAGCAGCAGGCCCAGCGCCGTTGCGCGGACGCGCAGGCGGTGGTTCTTCATCCATGCGCGCATGCGCGCCTTGTGCTCACCCATACGTTGCCTCCTACATGCAGAACCGGTGCAGGCCGATCACCCGCACCACTGGCCTTGAGAAAATCCACGCGTTGGTGCTCTTGGCCGGGTTGTAATAGAAGATACACCCGCCCGAGGGGTCCCACCCATTGAGCGCGTCGCGTGCGGCGCGCATAGCCTCTGCATCGGGCGAGAGGTTGATCTGCCCATCCGTCACCGCGGTAAACGCGCCCGGCTCGTAGATCACGGCGGCGATGGTGTTGGGGAACTCGGGATGCTTCACCCGGTTGAGGATAACCGCGGCCACCGCCACCTTGCCCTCGTAGGGCTCGCCGCGCGCCTCTGCGTACACCGCCTTGGCCAGCAGGTAGACGTCCTTATCATAACTGCCCGCGCTGCCGGCGCTATTGTCCGTGGTATCCGAAAGGCTGATGCCCAGCGCGTCTGCCGTCTGCTGGCCGATCACACCGTCCACGCTCAGCGCGTTTTTGCGCTGAAATTGGCGCACCGCCTCGGCGGTCTGCTGGCCGAAGATGCCGTCCACCGCGTCCTGATAGTAGCCCCAGTCCTTGAGGCGCTGCTGCGCCTGGCGCACGCGCTCGCCCTGGGAGCCGACGCGTAAGGGCGCGGGCGCGGCCAGCAACATGCCCAGCCCGCCGGCCGCCAGCAGCAGCACCGTCAGCACAATGCCTGTGATTGTGCGGGTTTTTCGTTTCATGCTCTCGCCTCCTTGCCTTCTTACAACCAGCCCCATAGATCGGACCATTTTTCCTGTAGATAGGAGCGGAACTGCAGATTGCCCGCGGGGCGGTCCTGCGCCTGCTGCGCGGCATCCTCCCCCGCGCAGGAGGGGTCCTCTCTGATATCGGCAAAGCACAGCGGCGGGAACATCACGCACCACCAGTTTTTTCCCGCGCCCTCGCCCAGCACCACGCGCAGCGCCTGGTACTCCCCCTCGGGGTAGATCACCCCGTCATAGAGGCGGGAAGGGAAATGCTCCACGCTTAAGGAAGCGCGCACCTGTTGCGGCCTGCCCTGGCGCGCCAGTTCTTGGCGGGCCGTCTCCTCGATGGCCGAAAGCTCCTTTTCTGCCAGCGCGCAGGCAGCCTGGCGGTCCGCTGCGCCTGAAAACAGCGGCCCAAAGCGCGCCACGATCGCATCGCGCACCGCCAGCTTGACGCGCTGGTCCTCCTCCCCATCGCTGCTGGCGATGATATGCAGCCGCAGGATATCCTGCGGCGCGGGCGCGGCCTTGGTGGGCGCCTGAAAAAGCGCGCATCCCAGCAGCAGCGCAAGCGCCAGCACCGCGGCCGCGTATTGTTTCCATCCTGTCTGTCGTGCATTGTGCATATGCGAAGCCCCCTTTGCACTTCCAGTATGGACAGCAAACGCGTGCGCTATACAGCCGCGCGCAAAAAAGAGCCGGGCGCGCAGGTTTGCGCGTCCGGCTCTTGTATATACCCATGCGGGGCCGCCCCTCATAAGGGGGTGCATCCTTTTATTTTACTATTTCGTTTTATGCGATCTCGATCGCCCGGGGCACGGTGTGCACTGCAAAAAGCGCACACACCTGCCGGCGCAGGCGCTCCATGGCCGCCTGCTGGCACGCCGCGTCCGCATAGAGGCCCAGCACTGCGCTGCCGCTGCCCGTCATCCACACGGCGCGCGCGCCGCTTCCGTCCAGCATGGCCATCACCTCGGGGATGCTCGCCTCCAGCGCGCAGGCGGGCATCTGCAGTGCGTTGGCATGGGCAAGCGCGGCTGCCACGGCCGCCGCATCGCCCGAGACGAGCGCCCGCTCTATGCGATCGACGTCCACCGGCGGCACCTTGCCAATGGCATCATAGGCGCGAAACACGTCCGGTGTGGCCAGCGAGGGCAACGCTTTGGCGATGATGAGCTGATACACCGCGCCTCCTTCCACGCGCGTCAGCCGCTCGCCGATGCCCTGCGCACGCATGCGCCCCCCGCGCAGGCAGAAGGGCACGTCCGCGCCCAGCTGGCAGGCCACCTCCGCCAGCTGCGCCTGATCCAGGTCCAGCTGCCAGAGCCGGTTGAGCCCCGCCAGCACCGCCGCCGCGTCCGCTGAGCCGCCGCCCAGCCCCGCGCCCATGGGGATGGCCTTCTTCAGTCCGATGCGCACCCCGCGCGTGACCCCATAGAGCCGCTTGAGCAGCGCCGCCGCGCGCCAGGCCAGGTTCTGCGCGCCCGCGCCCACGCCCGCGATGTCCCCCACCTCGATGGGGCCGTTTGTCAGCGCCAGCGTCACCTCATCGTAGAGCGAGACGCTGTCCATGATCATATCCAGCGCATGGTACTTGTCCGCACGCAGTCCCTTCACATCCAGCGCCCAGTTGATCTTTGCCGCAGCGCGCAGGATCAGCGTATCCATAAAAGCCACGTTCCCTTCTTTATGCCGTTGGTTGTATCATAGCATCTTTGCTGTGCCACAGACAATATCCCTCGGGCACATGCGCGGCCGGCCTGTGCCTCCCTTTTGCGCGCATACGGCAATGCCCTGGCGCGCAAAGGCGCGATCTGTAGGCACGCAGGTTTTGGAGACGTGCGAAATACCCTGGAGCGCGGCGGATCGCAAGGATGGCGGGCACGCCCAGCAGTGCATGCCCTTACGCACACGCGCAGGCGTGAGGCGTCATCTCTGGCGAGCGCAAAAATCCGTTTACGCATGTCCTTACGCGTACGCGCGCAGGCACGAGGCTTTCTAGCGCAGGTGCGCCGTACAATGCCCAATGCGATGCTGGGCGCGAGGCTCTCTGCCTACAATGACGGCCTGTGGTGCGAGGGCTGGCCTTACGCGCACGCGCGCAGGCGCGGCAGCGCACGACGATCCACGGGGTGTCCCTTGACGTAAAACTTTACGCGCACGCGCGCAGGCGCGGCAGCGCACTGCCCCCATGCAAAAAGCGGCGGGTGCGGCGCGCCAGCGCTTTGATCAAGCAAAGACGGCCGCCCCGCAAATGCGGAGCGGCCGTATACATGCATCGATCTGGCACACCGATCAGGCGCGCTTTGCGGGACGGAACGGGCGGTACATCAGCACCTTGTCGCCCGGGTGTAGCTCCCGCTCCTTGAGGTACGGGTTCAGCTGCGTCACCTCGTCGACCGTTGCGTTAAACTTGCGCGCCACGCTCCAGAGGGTATCGTCGTGCTGCACCACCACCAGCACGATGCCGTAATCCGCGCCGCCTGTGGCCTCGCCGCCGTCGGTCACCTCGCTGACCACGTCGCGCGTCACCACCGGCGTGCAGTACGCCTCGATGTCCAGCGCCACGCGGCAGTCCACCTCCTCGTCGGAGACGGCGGTGCAGTTGGCCTGCGCCACATTGGCCAGCGCGCCCAGCTGGGCGTCCGTGGTATCGCAGGACATACCCAAGTCGCATTCAAAAGGCTCAGAGGCATGATAGCCGAAGATGGGCATGCTCTCCTCGTCGGAGTGGTACACCACGTCGCAGGCGATGACGCCGCTTACGCGCACGCCCTTGTCGGTGGCGCTCACTTCCTGCACCACCGGGCGGGCGCTGAGCATCAGCGCGCGGCTGATGGGGGGCAGCCCATCGGGCAAGGGCAGCGCAAAGCGGTAGGTCTGCTGGGTGCTCTGCCGCTCTTTCTGCTGCAGCAGCGCCACCTCCCCTGCGGATACGTCGATCACGCGGCCCGGGGCGTACGCGTCGCGCAGCAGCACCTCATCCACCTGCTCGCGCACCGTTGCCGTGGCGGTGAGCGCCGCCTCCACGCGCAACACGCGTTTTTCCTCCATATCGTCCAGCTGGGGGGTGACGTCGATATCGTCCACCACCACCTGCACCTCCAGATCACCCTGCGGCACCACCGCGTCATTCCACGATACCTGCACCGATACCGGCACACTGTAGGTCAAAAGCTGGGGCAATCCGCTCGCCGCGTTGGACATGTAGAGCGTGTGCACCAGCATCTCGCCCTCTATCTGCACGTGGTCTCCCTCATTTGCGACGTCGCGCACATTGATGTAGGCCTGGTTGTGCAGCACTTCGTCCACGGTGAGCGCACGCTGCGGAATGTCCACATCGTCGCTGACCACCACCTCCTGCACCTGTTCCTCCACAGTGGAGACACCCGTCACCGGCTCAGTCTGCATCTGAATGCCCTCCACGCCAGTAATGTTGCGCACCCAGTCCATGGGCTCCACGCTCACCACGCACACGTCCAGCACCAAATCCGCGCTGAGCGTCAGGTTGCGCGCGCCCTCCATATTGTAGTCGATCTGCCGCACCGCGCCCACCACGCGGGCGCGCATACCCGGCTTCACCCCTTCAAGTTGCATCTTGTGGCTGAACTCCGTCTCCGCCTCCAGCGCCTCCACGCTGCCGTCAATGGCGGTGTAGAGCACCTCAAAGAGTACCTTGCCCGCCATCATGACGGTGTCCTGCAGGGTCTCCGCACTGCCCATGATGAGGCGGGCCCCCACGCTTACCACGCGCAGAATATCCTGCTGGTCCTCCTGCAGGGTAACGTTGCCTTCCAGCTGCGCTGCCTCTTTGCGGCACTGCACAAAACGGTCCATCTGTACTTTATCGCGAATGATTTCCACTTGTAATACCCCCTCATATTGCAACAGGCTGTTATAGTATATCGGCCCCGCGGTGGAATTAGAACACCGCGCAAAAAAAGACCCGCCCGGGCTTATCGCATAAACGAAAAGCGCGGGCGGGATCCATGAAGGGGTGCTGCTGCGTCAGGCGCTCATGCGCTCCATGGAGAGTTTGTCGGCCACCAGGGCGATGAACTCTCCGTTGGTGGGCTTGTCTCCCTTGTTGTAGATGTTGATGCCGAACACCTGGTTGATGTTCTCAATGCGGCCGCGCGAGAAGGCCACCTCGATGGCGTGCCGGATGGCGCGCTCCACCTTGCTGGGCGTGGTGTTGCACACCCGCGCGATGCTGGGATAGAGCTCCTTGGTGATGCGGTTGATGATATCCTTGTTTTCGATCACCATCTTCACCGCCTCGCGCAGGTACTGATAGCCCTTGATGTGCGCGGGGATGCCAATCATCAAAAAAATACTGGTGATGCGCTCGTCCATCGAGCGGGACATGGGCATGGGCTGCATCATGGGCTGGGCGGCGCCGCGGCGCACGCTCTGCCCGCCTGCGACCTCGCGGATGCGTTTGACCAGGATGTCCATATCGTAGGGTTTGACCATGTAATAACGCGCGCCCATGTCGATGGCGCGGCGAATGAACTCCTCCTGCCCCACCGCGCTGGTCACGATGATCTGCGGATGCTTGCCCTCCAGCTCCTGCAGGCGCTCGAGCATGGTAAATCCATCCGCGTTGGGCATGATCAGATCCAGCAGCGCCACGTCGGGCGCCAGCTCGTCCGCCATGCGCAGGCCCTCATCGCCATCGCCCGCCGCGCCGACGATCTCCAGATCGTCCTGCATGGACAGGTAGTCCACCATGATCTGGCGCAGGTCCTGGTTGTCTTCCACCACAAGTACTTTGATTTTGTTCGGCATAAAATACTCTCCTCCCTGTATGCAAGCGCAGCGTTTTGTTGCGACGCTGCGAAGCTTCCCACATGATTGTCGAAAAACAGCGGATTCTGTTGGTGAAATATAATTGTTATTCTCATAAATCATGTTCAAACCAATTTTAGCACAAGAAAATCCCAAAATAAAGGGCCGCGCCTTGCCATTCGCCAGCATTGGACAAGATTTTTTACGTTTCTGCAAACAAAGTGGAAAAGGCACAGCATTCCCAGCAGGTGTGTCGTTTTTTTGCGGGGACGCCCCCGCGCGCATATGCGGGTTGGTGCGGCGCACGGCCTGCGCACCTCAGGCGCGGCGCGTGAAGACAACCCGTGCGCATACGTGGATGCTGGCGCCAACGATGCGCCGCCATACAAAACCAGGGTTATGTCAGACACCTTGCGCGTATGCGTGAGCTGGCGCAGCACACGTCCTGCACTCCCCAGGCGCGGCGCGCAAAGAGGCCCGCGTGCATACGCGCATTGCTGGCGCCATCCCACGCCAAAGGTGCAAAAAGGCGCCGCGCCAAGGGCGCGGCGCCATGATTGATTATTCCGCGCCCGCATCGGGCTGCAGCCAGTTGCGCGCGCGTGATACGGCGCGCTCCCACAGCGCGCACTTGCGCCGCACCCACGCCGCGTCCCGCTGGGCGGAAAAGACGCCGTCAATGGCGTGCATGCGCGCAATCTCGGCCTTATCCCGCCACACGCCGGTGGCAAGGCCCGCCATGTATGCCGCGCCCATGGCCGTGGTCTCGATGTTTTGGGGGCGCATCACCTGCGCCTCCAGGATATCCGCCTGGAACTGCATCAAAAAGTTATTGGCACTGGCCCCGCCATCGACAAGCAGGCGGCTGAGCGATACGCCCGCGTCCTTCTGCATGGCCACCAGCACGTCGCGCGTCTCCAGCGCGATGGATTCCAGCGCCGCCCGCACGATGTGCGCGCGGGTGGTGCCCCGCGTAAGGCCCAAAATAGTGCCCCGGCTGTATGCATCCCAATAAGGCGCCCCCATCCCCGTAAAGGCGGGCACGAATACCACGCCGCCGGTATCGTCCACCGACCAGGCGAGCGCCTCGCTCTGAGCCGCGTTTTCAATGAGCTGCATCTCGTCACGCAGCCACTGGATCGCCGCGCCAGTGACGAAGATGCTTCCCTCCAAGGCGTACTCCACGCGATCGCCGATGCCCCAGGCGATGGTGGTGAGCAGCCCGTGTCGGGAGGCCACCGCCTCGCTGCCCGTGTTCATCAAAAGGAAGCAGCCCGTGCCGTAGGTGTTTTTGGCGTCACCCGGGGAAAAACAGGTCTGCCCAAAGAGCGCGGCATGCTGGTCTCCCGCAATGCCCGCAATGGGGATCTCACTGCCCAGTATGGCGGCGTCCATCATGCCCACCACCCCCACCGAGGGCTTCACCTCGGGCAGCACCGTGCGGGGGATATCCAGCAGGCGCAGCAGTTCCTCATCCCACATGCGTGTGTGGATGTTGTAGAGCATGGTGCGCGAGGCGTTGGTGACATCGGTCACATGCACCCGTTTATTTGTCAACTGGTATACCAACCA
Above is a window of Maliibacterium massiliense DNA encoding:
- the glpK gene encoding glycerol kinase GlpK encodes the protein MAKYILALDQGTTSSRAIVFDASGGMVSAAQHEFTQHYPRNGWVEHDPMDIWNTQLQAIREAVARAAISAGEIAAVGITNQRETTLVWDRASGAPIYNAIVWQCRRTAAQCDALRAQGNAEMIRQKTGLVVDAYFSGTKLAWILDHVPGARARAEAGELCFGTVDSWLVYQLTNKRVHVTDVTNASRTMLYNIHTRMWDEELLRLLDIPRTVLPEVKPSVGVVGMMDAAILGSEIPIAGIAGDQHAALFGQTCFSPGDAKNTYGTGCFLLMNTGSEAVASRHGLLTTIAWGIGDRVEYALEGSIFVTGAAIQWLRDEMQLIENAAQSEALAWSVDDTGGVVFVPAFTGMGAPYWDAYSRGTILGLTRGTTRAHIVRAALESIALETRDVLVAMQKDAGVSLSRLLVDGGASANNFLMQFQADILEAQVMRPQNIETTAMGAAYMAGLATGVWRDKAEIARMHAIDGVFSAQRDAAWVRRKCALWERAVSRARNWLQPDAGAE